AACTCAAATCTACTTTTTAGGAATGCCAAGATTAACGTACAGTACTGTTATCTCTATACTATACTGTAATTATAATTCAGTTTCATCACTGACCAAATGTTAACAATAACCTTATACATTGCCAGTTTTGTGATGTGTGTTtctaaataatattcaaataaatagacAATTTACCATTTTTCCAACATCATAACACTTCTTCTTAGAGAATAATCATTGCCTCTGAATTTTTCCCATGCTACAACCTGTCCAGTCCCGGGTGGCTGCTGCCCCTGTATATAAAAAGCATTCAGGTTGGCATGAAAACATGAATTATACCACCATGCGCCCTTGGATTCCTCAGCACAATTCATTGAACCAATCATATCGTTATCTTTGTCATACGTTGAGAAACGATGTCCGTTATGGACAGCCATGGCATCACcttcaaagaaagaaaaaacaagacTAAAGTATCGAATATTTAGTATCGGAACTATAACATAAACTTGGGAATCAAACAGTTTTCCTTCTTTTGTAGTATCATGTATAGCAATGTATAGgttgtatatttatttagcTTGTACGAATTGTCCAAACTAAATCGCATCAGTATAATATGTCCTTACTAACGAGCGACATGTTTTCGAGGCCTAAGAAGTTTAGATATCATTATCAGTATATTCAGcggatacatatatatataattttactgATTGTTAGATATCGAATGTAAAATAGAATCGCATGGCGTGTGGTGAATTCAAAGCATATGAAGCTTATTCTGTCACGCCTCATTTTGGTTTCATGCGATTAACTCAAGTTTTTAATGACAAGTTTGTTTTAACCTTAGTTTGTGTCaagttaataaattaaataatttaaacagaTTACAAAGTCTTAttgtatatattcaattttttaactAGGCCAataaattaaatcttaaatcacAAATTGAATGTCCTATCTCAATGTTTTACTTAGCATTAATAGCTTGTTTAGAGAATACAGTCTGCGTGAAGCATATTGTTCATTTAGTATATATtcactataaataaacattataaaaaaatacattcacaAAACGgtatttatatctataatgcTGACGTTATTGCTGAGAGCGTAGTAAGCTCGCGGTGTGACCGCTGTAATAGCGTGCTATAATCACAGAAGCGTTGTAAGTTCGTTTTTAAGCAAATAAATCGTAATATGGTTGTATCGATAACGTGATGAGCGTAGTTAGATCGTCATAATCGAATTGGGTTCGCTGAATAAACGTGGTTATAATGTGATATAATTGTAGCAGGATCGGTGtaaaagcgtaataaggacgaaGTAGCATCGTGATAAGAACGAAAATTTACATGattaattttatgtataatGTTGGGGTGTATTTAATAgcaaaaataagtttattttaattgaagttgTAGTTAATTTAATTGTTGAATAAGGACAAACTAATAAAACTCAGCAACACCGAATAATCCAAATAATATAAGAGATAAGAAATAATGTCACATGGTACCTGCATCTCCGCTATACCCTTGTACAGTCATAAAGTAGAATGAATCTTCGTCACCTACTCTGAAGGAATCATATATAGCCTTTCTTGTATCGTTTTCCCAGTCTTCTAGTATAACAATAAGACGGTAAGTTCCTTGTGTTGACAAATAATGAAGATTATCATTTcctataaaaatgtatattaaaaatagCCGTTATTAGTAACGCATTAGATTATCCCTTAAGGTTTCTTTATTTCCATTGGATAAGTTTTAGCTTTTGGGTATTAAAAAATTGGAAACAATAAGATGAGGCCGGAGTTAGTGCTTAGAAAAACATGAacctatttaaatatttcatatcatcattatttgcacaacctattgatttcttttttaaacaatttcgTTCTTAATTTGAccttttcacattttttattcGATGTAACTAATGAGCCTTTTGtagaaataaactcattaaATCTGTTATATATGGtgattaaaccgttggttttcccatttgaatggtttttcactagtattttggggccctttataacttgttgttcggtgttaacaaaggttccgtgttgaagtccgcacattgacctataatggtttaccttttttttaaattgttatttggatggagagttgtctcatcggcactcaaaccacatcttcttatatagatgaaacgcgcgtctgacgtatatacaaaatttagtcctggatATATATGATGAGTAAATCTACTAACTATAGATATCGAGGTGATATttaacttgtgttttttttgttaactgaaAATTGTTACGAATGCTCTATAGTAATGCGAATGGAAGAATTACTATTGCTTCGTCGTCGAAAAAGCAATTACAactcaaaaattgaatataggCCAGGATGATGCACCTTATGATTATAacgatttaaaataaaatatatgtatgcacAACTTAACATAacactacaaactgctcagagtctgaattgaccagtttgtgttctcgaccagtaaaatcgagcacacattttactcgaaTAGTCTCTACATTGTCTCGAGAGTTCTTAACTGTACTGAAGTATACTCGActaggtctcgactttactCAATTAGTCTGATTCAGTACTTGATGATCTTTGTGTAGTCTGAATTCAATCTcaaccagtctcgacctgtctcgactagtcttgaccttcaaGTTAAGTTTTGGACTGGTGTAAATCAACCCgtctaaataaattaaatattgatcttacaaaatcCAAGCTTATAAGGTAGTTTGATTAATGGCTGTGAAATGAAagaatttacaattttacaataggtaaaaataaaaaaatattatataaattcagataggcatcttaaatttcttttataactttttcaaatcaacttggattttcatcaaactatgcagctatctgaGATATAtttcaagcttactgaatcccatttcatttaattttttgttatattgctgtaaaatttaaaaattaaagtcatcttggtaaaaaaaaagctaggatttgcaatttggacaaaaaagaGATAGTAaactttaatgtttttaataactttttcaaatcaacttggattttcatcaaactatgcagctatcttagatatataccaagcttactgaatcccatttcatttacttttttattgtattgctgtaaaatttaagaattaaagtcatcctggtaaaaaaaaagctaggatttgcaattagGACTAAATAGAGGTAGTCCTTTTTATAATCACTTTTTCAAAcgaacttggattttcatcaaactatgcagctatctcaGATAAACTTAATTTGAATgtcaagactagtcgagacaggccgagacaggtcgagccttggtcaagaccatttcagactacACAAAGATCGTAAAGTACTGAATCAGACAAATTAAGTAAATTCAAGACCTAGTCGAGTACTTTTAAGTACAGTCGAGATGATTTTAAGACTAATCGAGAaaaatgtgtgctcgattttactggtcgagcacaaaaactgATCAATTCATactctgagcagtttgtagtgtaactatatttaaaagttggacgaaagataccaaaaggacagtcaaactcataaatctaaaacaaactgacaacgccatggcttaaaatgaaaaaaaaaaaccagacagacaaacaatagtacacatgacacaacatagaaaactaaagaataaacaacacgaaccccaccaaaaactaggggtgatctcgggtgctccggaagcgtaagcaaatcctgctccacttgtggcacccgtcgtgtagTATAAATAGATTTATACTTTTAGTATGTTTGATCTAAATTACGTTCCTTATAAAATAGATACGTATATGTATCTAATAATGTGATTCTTTTTTCTTGCTACAATGTTCCTTATCATAATACCTAGCCAGAACTCCCCAAGAGGATTTCCAAAACCTTTCTTGTATGCCTCCCAGTTTCTATAGAAATTAACACTGCCATCTTCTCTTCGTTGGAA
The nucleotide sequence above comes from Mytilus trossulus isolate FHL-02 chromosome 5, PNRI_Mtr1.1.1.hap1, whole genome shotgun sequence. Encoded proteins:
- the LOC134717776 gene encoding fibrinogen-like protein A; translation: MVDVINYCDGYIEFDKDWKTFTKDKVTEPNCQSRNPRDCSYLSGQPSGIYTIYPRGSCGMSVYCEMNSSLTNSPLTVFQRREDGSVNFYRNWEAYKKGFGNPLGEFWLGNDNLHYLSTQGTYRLIVILEDWENDTRKAIYDSFRVGDEDSFYFMTVQGYSGDAGTM